AATAGTATTTACTATAAAGGTATCTATGTTACTAACATGGATATATGGATAATTCACAATTGTTCTTTGTATGCAAATATAATTTTCAACATTCTACTTTTTAGGATTGTTGACAAAATTATCTCATGCCTTACTAAGGGATCAAAACATGAttagaatttaagaaaataaacatcaatCAAAGcaacaattgtgtgtgtgtgtgtgtgtgtgtgtgtgtgtgtgttgtgaattaGCTTTTGTAGAATGTTATTTCAAAATGATATACCTGTAtgtaaaaaattcttttttgatCATAACCTTTACTCTCCCCAAATATCTCCACTCATATAactatgttctttctttctttcagtaaaAAACCCactaaactaaataaaatcacaaaaacatggagttcattttgttttggactAGTAATGCTGAGCATGAAGCCTGCTCTAGAGGGTGACTTATAAACTCAGAATTGCTCCATTGGAAAAAGCTGTTTTCATTCCCAGGTAGCTATAAATTAAAAACAGCTTCTTAGTTACACATGGAACATTTAGTCACTTCCCCATCTCCATGCAGGGATTTGATCTTGATTAAACTGGtgaaggctctgtgcatgctgccataatCTCTGTGAATGCACATGAATATCAGTCTTCTTGTGTGTAGAACACCACATTTTCTTGTAGACATTTatcacctctggcttttacaatctttccaccttgGCAATCCCTGGGTCTTAAAAAGAGGGATTTGATAAAGACATATCATTTAGGGATGAGTGCTCCATGGTGTCTCACTGTCAGGATGCTCTCTACTTGTTGGTCTCTCTGTTAATCAATAGCTATGATGAGTGATGAGTGATGAGTGATATTAGgagtttttttttcagtgttcacTTAACAGAATAGTTGTAGGTTTTTCCCTTCAGGCCCACAACCTATCTAGTATCAGGTTCTTGCCTCACTAACAGTGTCAAATGTTGGTTCCATCACATGGAGTAGGTCTTAAATCTAATCCAAAAGtgtttggttactcccatagCATTTGGGCCATTATTTTACCAGTATATATGAATCTTGTTGTCAGATAATTGTAAGTCATAGGCTTCATAGCTGATTGAGATTGATTATTATTTTCTACATAAGTAGCATTTATAGTACCTTTCAGCATTATGAATGCTAATCAGTAGGGGCAAAACTTCTACTTGGGAAGCAGCTCCATATCTCCATGTTCCATGGAATAAGCAAGTTGTAACTTTGGCAATAGGTCTTTGAGTCAGATTTTTGAGGGTCACCAATCACATTGGCAATGTATTCTATGTCGGGGGCCAAATAttgattatgatattttgggtACAGGCCTCAGCTTGAttccaggagcttgaatctcccattgtcttttagatgttggtTGGTTACCCCTAGATGGCTTGACCACAGTGGAGAATAGCttctagtttgtgtaacaataaaCCTAGGACCCTGGGTGGACCCATGCCTATCTTGGGGGCTGATGGGACATGCCTAGGGACTAGTGAGACATGCCattgtggaatgtctgagggcttgtgCATGTGCCCATTCTGGGACCATTCCCTAGTATTAAAGGAAGCATTTCCTAGTTAGCCCTTTatatatgataatagatgtcttctgttATTACTCCCGTTTTTGGAAAACTACTTAAGAGGATACTTCAATAAACTGTGACTTCTCAGTATTTACTGGGTgccctcctgagatgatctggtgttcctgtctcaTCTTTACGTCATTGAGTAATTAGCTTCCCTGagtccacacacacccccactcagaatAGGACCCAGGGCTGCTCTGGTTCCATTCATAGCCCTGAAGACAGCAGTCAGGAAAAACTGTAATGTTTGGGGGAATCTATGTATCAACTTTGGCCAAAGATTCAACAAGAAGTAATACATTTCttcaaagaattgaaaaaaaaaaacaatatttgcttcatatggaaacacatttACATACTCACTCACCAGAAAAGGGTAGATAAAATGATCCTGAATAACAAAAGGATTGCTAGAGATATGAACATCCCAGATTACAAGTTGTGTTATGAAGAAATAGCTTGGCAATGGCATAAAAAGACACATTGACCAATCAAATCAAATTACAGATTCACATATAATTCAATACATCCAAAGAtacctgttttttgacaaagaagtatAAAATATACAGTGGGAAAAAGGTatcatcttcagcaaatggtgctggctgtACTGGATATCTGTATGCAGTGTGAAAAAAACATTCATTTCCATAACCTTACATAAAACTGAACTCCAAATAGATCTAGGTCCTTAATATAAGATCAGATACCCAAATCCTGATGGAAGAAAAGGAGGATACTATCCTTGAAGTCATTGGCACAGGAAGACtctctgaacagaacactgataacACAGGAAGTAAGATCATAATTAAGAAATGTGACCCTGTGAAGCTGAGAACCTTCAGGATTCCAACAATCCCCATCACTTGGGAAAAATGGCCACatgcagaaacagaaaagatcTTTCTGAATTATACCTTGTGTAGAGAGTTAATATCTAAAATGTATGAAGAATGTAAAGAAACATCTGaaacaccaagaaaaaataacccaaatttaaaatggagtacagaactaagcagagagttctcaacagatGTAGCACAAATACCCGAGGAACACTTAAATGCTCAAATCCTTAGGCATCAGAGCAATCAAAGAAGAGCAAATTAAAATTGCTTTAGGGGTTTTATCTTACCCCAGTCATGATGGCCAAGATTGATATGACAAAGGACAGCACATGGAAGGGAGGGTGTGGGGAAGGGGAAACACTTATTCATTGCTAGTAGCAATGTAAACGTGTAAATCCTTCTATTTCCAGGAGTAGCAGAATCCATAGATGTGCTCTATGTTACAGAGACAGTCAGTTAATTTGTATCATCGATGATACTCTCATCGATATTCTATTACCCCTTACTATCTGCAAAGCTCTCTTTGTCATCATGGGCATTTGATGGTCAGAGAACCTCATAtccaagtatatatatatatatatatatatatatatatatatatatatatatatatcacaaacagGATATGATGggtaaaatcaaagaaaaaagaacacaaaattagATGAAGTTGAGTGAATAGCAATGGGGAAAGGAActgaggaactgagaggagttggaggaaaggTTTGACTATCATTAAAACATGCTGCATGAAATTCTTGAAGAacttataaaacatatttaagaagaaaaaaaagtatcagaATGCATTACTGCTCAGTTAATCTTCCACTAGAACAGACTTCTAAATTAGGAACTCATACACACTGCGACCTGCCTCCAAGTCCTGTGTGATCGCAAATACACTGACTCACTGACCacatcttcctcctttctttcactGCAAGAAATTCACATTTACAACTTTGGCTTCTCTGAtaatgtttctctttcagtaaTGGCCTGTGCGCAGACCACAGGTTTCTTCAGCCCACCCACAGCTACTTAGCAGAATGAGCATTTTAACAAAGTCTATGGGGAATTTAGATTCCAGGCTTTGATGTTTGGGAACCACAGTTATAATCCTCTCTCTACTGCAatcctgtgtttttattttcctttcttcatttatatttctttcctttctcatccAATTTTAATAAGCCActattgtatttgttttaaacATATCTTTGATATGCATGAAGTTTTATGAAttattaaagaagaaagcaaagttcaCTAATGATGAGATGGGCATACTTGATTGCTTTATAAGTGTTGGCTGAATATTTACAACTGCAATGTGTAGATCATCTTCAACACTTTTCAGAATTCAGAATTACTATTTTGATTGTATCACCTTCAGTGCAGGGGAATGTCAGTTTGAGCAACCATGTAATCCAAAATGGCAAAAGTATGTTTAGGGTCAtttcagaaactgatggaaattcTATCATAATTCCaaggaaaagtttatttaataattttcatgAGAGTAGTGCTAGTGACAACATTTTTAAGTCTTCAAAttcccaattttaaaaatgctacacAAAGACAGAATACTATGATATTGTTGCAAAATgacaataagaaaaattttattgTCATTGGCTTTATCTATTTTAACCAGTGTGTTCATgcaaactcaaagaaaaaaagtattgtGTATACAGGAAAAAGTGCAATTCACAACCCACAGTAACCTGGATTCTGAATCAGATATTTGAAACAGTGTTGTATTGCTTAAAGCAATGGCATTTGCAGTGCAAACTGCACTTGTGTGCTCACCAAAACTGCAGTGAAGTCCAAGTGCAAGAGGGTTAAGGATGCCAGAGCCACCTCAGATTCATCACATTCTATTCTCAGTGAATTTTATGGTTTTTATACAAACCATTATCACCACCAAATACTTCACAAACCCACTTGGGAATCACAAGTCAGAGTTGAAGAAATTGACACTTGATCATTGACATTAATAAAGTCATGTTTGATGAGCTCAGAAAAAGCATACCATTCAAATCCCTCAAGGTATAAAATTGTGTATTAGTTTGGCTGACACTGTcagaaattttaatatatttacttatgtttaatatattgttattttataCAATCAGAAATAGTATGCTATCATAATATCTATAGTTAAAATTAGAGTCTCTAACAGCAGATGATTACTTATGGTTGGGAAGTCTGCAGTGCCCCATGGAACCAATTTAGACTTCTATCCAAACCTACAGTGTCCAGTTGAGAAACCTTTTCTTTACCTCCAGTGGAACCTGAGGCTCCTGTGGGAATTCCAGTTCTTCAGCCCTTCCCTCTATGGAAAAGGCAGATCAGGGTATAAAGGTTCTTGCATTGAAGGAGATGTCACATAAACTGAATTTGCTGTGCTTAGACATGAGACTTCCAAAGGAATTGTCATGAACAGAATCAACACATGTGGTCCTGCAGTCTTGTAGCATTGTACTCTTCCTGCTTTAGACCACTGATGCTTTTTAAGGATCTCTGCATTTTTTCCTGATATAGGTAAGAAGCAAATGAGGCCTGTAGTATCCATCATGCTTTCAGCAGAAATTAAATAATGttcttaattaataattatatatatatatatatatatatatatatatatatatctgggtATAAATGAAAATAGCAATGACAAAAAAATTGCCTGTATATTTTCATTCATGGCTAAATATAAATGGGCAAACATATCTAGAATTATTATGTTTAAGAATGTTTCATAATGTAATTTCTTtattgggaatttcatatcatgcaccccaattctaaTCATCTCCCAGCCCCACCATACTCACACTTGAACTgtatcccccaaaagaaaattaaaaaaaaaagaaaaaattaaaacaaagtcaaacaaaaccaaccaaacaaaagccctctttgctcctctgtctccccatctctccaacacctgtTCATTCATCCTAGTAGCActgggagctgtggtgtgtcatGCTGTATAAAACCTTTGTACCTTACAATAATGGTTTTAGATAAGTCCAGCATTTAACAGCTGGACTATATTTCCAGCCTTGACATTAATGCCTTTTATGTTCTCCTGAACTACAGTGTTAATTCTAAATTCAGTATGAAACCTTAATGATCCAAATAATAGAAATTACTCTAATGATGTCAGTAGAAAGACAATTCTTTAGTCACATTCCTTCATAAGACTTCTAAGAGCAGTCACTTAGAAGTAAAAGACTAAATTATATCTTCTACTTATAAAGAAATACttatatttttcctatttatatttgcatattttatataatttataaatgtatgcAGAATAGACTGCAGGTATATATTATGATTCATTGAGGACAATACCTTGATATATATCTAGATATATGTTTAAGTACctaaaagtaaaaacatattGAAATATGTCAAAGATGTTCCCATTACTCTTTTTTGTGTTAATGGTTTGGTACATCTCCACATCTAATGTAATATAAGAATTTgcatttcttgtgtgttttggtttCTGTGGAAGGAAAAGCATTCCCATTAAATTTGCCTTAAATATGAAATATTGGCATGGTGtatatcacaaaattgatctGACCATTTTATTCTACTAATGTAAAACAAAGTGGAATGTAACCTAGACAATTGTTAGAGAGCTATATGAATATGTGTTCTCAAACTGAGCCAGTGatatttgcattaaaatattttataattgttttgaCATAAAAATGCATCATAGAAATATAGGAGTAAatgcaggatatatatatatatatatatatatatatatatatatatatatatatatatccacaataGATAATAAACTAGAAAGTTAAGACAAACATTTAAAGCAAACACAGAAACTTGTTCTTGTTTCTAgtgtaaatttaaataaacttttatttacttattaatttttaatgtggGAAGATTTTATTCATAcaatctctctccttccctctctccaaacAGTCCCAATCATTCAGGTTTGTATATAACAACTATATTAAAGAAAGAGCTGTTCtagatttttcaaatttctttgctacttcctttctattctttctctttcttttccttcatgaaTCTGTATGTCTTTGCTCAGCACTACCTGCTTTGCTTCCtctcttttattgctttttatgtaCCAAAGTTTCCCATTTCATGTTGATTGTGCCTTCTCCTTTTAGTGTGTTATATATTTCTCCTCTCACTTTTTAATACTTTGCTTAAAAGCTTTTCCTTAAATGTTTTACAGGTAAGAGACTATGATAGTCTATGACCACAAAACAAGCATCAACCTTACCCCACAATTCTCAGAAAAACACCCAATGTCACTGTGTGGCTTCCCTTCCCGTCATTTCCTGTTACTTTCTAATTACATGCATGGAACTATTTTCACCAAGacattaaaattttctaaatttcaaCACCCAGAGAACTGTTGTCATTTATCCCCAGAAATCCTTTATTTTGCCTTCTGGAATTATATTAGTTGGTTTCCTTCCCATTATCTTTCCCCCATTAAAACCACAAACCTCAAATATCTGGTTGCATCAATACTTGcctttcctttgtatttctttgaAATAACATAGGTTCTTGAAGTGACTGTTTTTAACACAGAAATTCTGAGAGTATCAGAAAAATAAGCTGGAAAAGCATGGTTGTAAAAGGAAGGGGGTTAAGCAGTCATACATGGTCATTAGTGTTAAGCCTACAATAGACCAATACTATTAAGTATGTACTTTGGAGGTTCAGGGACCAACAGACTAGTGTATCTTCAttgcaaaaaaaattgaaaaaccaTATCTGTAGTCAACAAATGATACTTTCATTCCATTGAACACCACTTCCAACTGTGAAGATCACTATACAATAGTCGCTCAATATTACAAATCCTATCCAATTTATATCTGTCTTCCTAGTATTGTCAATGTCCAGTCACACATGTTTCAATAACTTCATTTGCATTGAATATTATCTGGGAAAATTTTGTAAAGTTTGTCCATTAGATTCTTCTTGATAAACTCCTATGCCAATTATACCTAATTCTTATGATCTACAGTTTGAACAAATGTTTCCAGACAATTCTGCTGTACATAGGACACTCAGGGTACATTAAGAGTTTTCTATATCATGACTCCTGTTTACCCTACCAGAAACTGAATTCATCCACTTCTGCATaataacttttgaaaaaaattccagGGCCACTCTGTAcagtaatatttcattttattaaattaggGCATTTGAATTGACTAAGACTCTTCTGTTGAATTCACTGTATAAAGTAGATGCTTAAAATATCTTTTACCTTTATTTGGATATGTAACACAGATAAAGAATTTTCACACCaatttgtaatttcatttttttcacacaAATTTGCAagtatcttttctttaaatatgctAATGCATACCCAATGTTTATTGGAATAATgaattgaaataatttcttcaCTCTGAAGAGATGTTTTTATCTTATATAGGGATATTAAGTGAAATTTGTGGTTGATTTGATGAATACATAGTTGTGTTTTAAATTCTACTACTCAAAATTTTACTTCACAAGTTTTCATGAATGCTGTTGTGACATAAATTATTTCTCATCTCAGGGACATTCAGTGAGGACATGGAAACAAAGAACGTAACTCTGCTTACACAATTTGTACTCACAGGACTCACTCATCCGCCACAATGGAGAatccccctgttcctgctgttCTTGGTGATCTATCTCATCACCATGTTGGGAAATATTGGTCTTATTACTCTTATCTGTAATGACCCTGGCCTTCACATCCCCATGTACCTATTTCTAGGGAGTTTAGCATTTGTGGATACTTGGTTATCATCCACAGTGACACCAAAGATGCTATTAGACttttttgacaggagtaagatgatctCTCTTTCAGAATGCATGCTacagtttttttcatttgtagtAAGTGCAACCACAGAATGTTTTCTCTTGGCAGCAATGGCCTATGACCGATACATAGCCATATGCAAACCTTTACTCTATCCAGTGATTATGACGAATAAACTCTGTACATGTCTGTTAACATTGTCATTTGTAGGTGGATTTATTCATGCTTTAATTCATGAAAGCTTTTTATTAAGACTAACATTCTGCAACTCTAATGTAATATATCATTTTTACTGTGACGTTATGCCACTGTTAAAGATTTCCTGTACTGACCCTTCTCTCAATTACctaatgctttttattttctctggctCAATTCAAGTATTCACTATTACAACTATTCTTGTCTCTTATACACTTGTTCTGCTTTCAATCTTAAAGCAGAAGTCTATCAAAGGCATTAAGAAAGCCTTCTCCACCTGCGGAGCCCACCTCTTGTCTGTGTCTTTATACTATGGTCCCCTTCTTTTCATGTATGTGCGTCCTGCATCTCCACAGGTAGATGATGATGACATGATGGACTCTGTATTTTACACTGTCATAATTCCTGTACTGAATCCAATTATCTACAGTTTGAGAAATAAGCAAGTAAAAAAGTCACTGCAAAAATTCTTAAAGAGAAATGCTTAGGTCCCATATAATTATCtgttggattttttgttgtttttatggtCTTATGAACTTTTTTATAATTtagttattcttttaattttcattttacattccaaccaaaattctacctcctacccctcctcccaccccctcacttCCCCTTCAGCCCACTATCACAATATTATGTACTCTTATTGTGGCTGTATTTTGTACACTGctaaaaaaacattttgaaaattaacCTAACCGAGAATTGTGTTGTTTTTGTCGCATTGTGCGTATATGTTTCTGGTGTATGCAAACTTATGTATGATTAGTTACATTTTGTCATGCAAActttgcagaggccagagggtgcCAAGTGTCCTGCTTAAACACTCTTCAACTTATTTTCTTGAAAGAGTGACTTTTACTGAACATGGAGCTAGGATTTTAAACTGTTAAACTCAACAATCCCTTttctgcaccccaccccaccccacattaCTGATATTACAAGCATTTGTGGGGTCATGACCTTCTCAACAGGGGAATTTGAAGACCTTTCCTTCTGACATTTGATTGCTGTATTGCTGGGGCAGCAAACACAGCTATTCATCTTTTGCCCCAACTGATCTTACCCACTGAACATATCCCTGTTATCCAGAGCTAGCATTGAAATGGGCTGTTGTCTATGCACTCTtttccaaattttaaattatataaatgctTTTATGAAAGCGTTTCAATGTAATATAATAAATACAGCAGAAATCAAGCTAAAACGGGTTTCTATGTCATTCATTATGTCATTGCAAATACATTAGCTGTTATGGTAATGtagtttttataaaaagaaaatgaatatgatGCCGTTGTTAGCTTGGAGAATCATAGCCCATTTACCTGTTCTGGTGAGGCTGTAGTCTATTTCTCTAAATAGACACACTTTGGAAATTcttagaaatatatttcttttattgaattcACTTGTGTGAAATAATGATTCTCAcagcatgtaaaaaaaaaagacatgggagTGCAAGTGCAAGATTAATCCAGCGGGAAGACTGTCAAAGAATGCTCTGTGGTCAGTGTGCTTCTGAGAGTGAGGAGAGGTAGAGGTCCATTACACTCACCATCTAGACTGAGTTTGTGCTTCTTTCTAGTTCTACTTTGTGATTTCTGGCCATACAAAAAGTGTCAGTAAATCAAGATGTTAacaatatttatgaaataaatcaATTGGGGATCAGGAAGTAGTTCTCCACAGCCTAGATTTTTTAAGTGAGATGATTGGGGATTAAACGGattattaagatttattattaGAGTATGTATTTGAAtaaactgtgttttaaatatatataacataaGCTCAAATAGTATTATTAAGTTTTTGTGATGTCCCCGTCCCTGGTTATTTTCTGGGACACATGTGAAAAAGAGCAAATTCTGTGTGCATCTATTTGGGGTGGCCTTGACTGCAGACTTCACGCACAGGATGAGTGCAGAATCTTCAGCTCCACCTACGTTTCTTCTCCATATACTGAAATTGGCTGTTGAGAATCCCACGCTAGACACTACTGCAATCGTGTATACATTGCAAAGCTTTTTCTATATTCTCTTCCTTTCTAAAACTTTTCACCATGTGGTTTTGGGACTAAACCTTTCTTGAAATGTTAATGGAATATTATTGCTAGTATCTTATATGTTGAGAGATATAAAGATATACATGTACATTCGCATGTATTTGTGTGAATTCATAGTTTATATGTGATGTGAGTTCATCTGTGTGTATGATTGTATTTGTAGACATATTAAAACATATTGTTTTCCCACATCCCATATTAGTTTACCCTGGCATTATTTGAGGTCCTTTTATAAAACATAAAGGCTCGTTATGCCTTTTGGGACTATTGAAGGGATTTCAAACATTAACATGTAGGTTATGTGGGAGATTTTGTCAATAGAGGCATCCTTTAAAAAAGATTGGGAGACTCTGATCCCATCTTCTTGCCATGTTTTTTGTCCTTTAGACCAGAAATGATAAGTTTTGTTCTACAATGCAGTTTACAATGATTACAATAATACACTATGACCTTTAAATTGTGAGCCACATAGAGCCTTTCTCTTTTTATGAGTTGACTTATCTGGACATTTTTTTTATGCATGTGAAAAATGGAGTCTAATTTACAACTGAAattgtacacattttaaaataaataaccaatTTGATGAATTTTGTACTATTTAGTATAAtctcagagaaaaatactaatctagaATCTTTAAAAGCCATTCATTGTTCTTGGATCACATTTGAACTTGTATAATACTTAATTTTGGCTacacacttgtttttctttttgagacaggggttctctgtattgtttttggaagctgtcctgaaacttgctctgtagaccaggttggcctcacactcacagagatctgcctgcctctgcctcttgagtgcggagattaaaggcattcaccaccaacacccagcctggcCACACACTTGTTAACATTACAGTTTAAGTCTTATTTCACTTCATCTCTTTTACAATAGACAGCAAGGTTGTTTTTAGACAAGAAGCACAAAAGAAGAATTTGTAAAATTGAAAAGAATCTTAAAGCAAAACATATACAGAATGAAGTGAGGATGGATTACTCCTCAtaaacatacaatgaactcagAATGACTGTTTGCTTTCAGTAGATGCTTCCAGTCAACTCATCTTTAGTCTTCATGGCAATCAAAAGCAGCATACACTAATAAAATGATGTTGCACTTATAATTAGATGTGGCTTCTTGTATTtagattatttgaaaatataataagaaacCATTTGATCTTGAATATTGaataataaacaatattttaatcaacactatttttgtctttaatttggAATTCAGGTTCACAGATTAGAGCAGGTCTTCTAGTCCCTAATAGAAGCCCCATCAAAGGAATATCCATACTGctatgaattcatatgtgcaacttCCTTGTGTTCAGAAAATACTGTGACCTtgaagtcatccaccacctctggctctttaGTCTACTtgataattattattgtttattaaatattatgtaatgataataataatgataataatgtcTCTGCAAACCAAGAAAGGAATAGAAATCCTGGAAGCAATACCATTCACAATTGTCTCAATTATTGCCACTCTCTTATGGAAATTTTGGCATATATTTCCATAAATAATACCAATAACCTAAATATCCCTTAGCCCAGATGTAGCACCTCATTACAATGTGCAACTTATGTCTTGTGTGTCAGACAACCCCTGATTCATGAGTGGAC
This genomic stretch from Cricetulus griseus strain 17A/GY chromosome 4, alternate assembly CriGri-PICRH-1.0, whole genome shotgun sequence harbors:
- the LOC100766954 gene encoding olfactory receptor 187-like, which encodes METKNVTLLTQFVLTGLTHPPQWRIPLFLLFLVIYLITMLGNIGLITLICNDPGLHIPMYLFLGSLAFVDTWLSSTVTPKMLLDFFDRSKMISLSECMLQFFSFVVSATTECFLLAAMAYDRYIAICKPLLYPVIMTNKLCTCLLTLSFVGGFIHALIHESFLLRLTFCNSNVIYHFYCDVMPLLKISCTDPSLNYLMLFIFSGSIQVFTITTILVSYTLVLLSILKQKSIKGIKKAFSTCGAHLLSVSLYYGPLLFMYVRPASPQVDDDDMMDSVFYTVIIPVLNPIIYSLRNKQVKKSLQKFLKRNA